CCCGCGATGTGGGAACGGGTGAAGATCTGTGAGGAATCTCGTTCGGATAGCCACACCTCCAACCCTTGCGACGATTGCGAATACCACGAATTTACTGGGCACCTGGGGCGAGAGCAACTCGCTTCGTTCGACCATTGCCCGTCCGCTCCCGCGATTCGGACTCAATTCTCCGACGGCAGCTATGGGCTCGAAGCGCTCGCAAAGGGCAATAACTATGCAGCGTGCTGGGGCTCAGGAGATATGCTGTCTTGGGAGAAGCCTGAGACACGCGGCGCCTTTGGCACTCATTACGCCCATCAAGACCAAATCCTCAACATCACCCCCGACGGCACCTTTGCCGGGGATCGCTTTCAAAACAGCAACGGCATGCAGAGCCGAGATTTTACTGATGGTTTGAGTAACACGATCGCCATGAGTGAAATCATCGCCGCTGACTCGCGAACCGACATTCGTGGAGTCTGGATGTCTCCAGCAATGGGCGCCACGATCTTCTCGGCCTTCCGGAACCCCAACTCAAACGAGAAAGATGTATTAGCAGCCTGCGGTGATGAGATCAACGATCCGTCTACAACCACGACCATCGATAGCAAGGACCGCTTGGAATGCTTAGAAGTACGCGACACCGCTGAAGTCTACGCAGCAGCACGCAGCTATCACACCGGTGGGGTAAACGTATTGATGGCCGATGGCGGCGTCCGCTTCGTCACCGACTCCGTTGATAATCTGAAAATCTGGCAGCCGATGAGTACTGCTCAGAATAACGAGGTCGT
This genomic window from Allorhodopirellula heiligendammensis contains:
- a CDS encoding DUF1559 domain-containing protein: MHRRPHRTQVPTALRQRGFTLVELLVVIAIIGVLVGLLLPAVQAAREAARRMQCQNNMKQLGLGMHNHMSAFNAFPPGNVNYDESGNRFKTGGWQHGQNELGWHWLVMLFPYMEQPAMWERVKICEESRSDSHTSNPCDDCEYHEFTGHLGREQLASFDHCPSAPAIRTQFSDGSYGLEALAKGNNYAACWGSGDMLSWEKPETRGAFGTHYAHQDQILNITPDGTFAGDRFQNSNGMQSRDFTDGLSNTIAMSEIIAADSRTDIRGVWMSPAMGATIFSAFRNPNSNEKDVLAACGDEINDPSTTTTIDSKDRLECLEVRDTAEVYAAARSYHTGGVNVLMADGGVRFVTDSVDNLKIWQPMSTAQNNEVVVEQ